A single genomic interval of Microbacterium sp. LWO14-1.2 harbors:
- a CDS encoding cytochrome c biogenesis CcdA family protein, with product MNPEVIINSGALWLAIPVAMLAGLISFLSPCVLPLVPGYLGFLGGAVSPRPANGAQQVAPGRGRLVLGVLLFILGFSIVFVALTSIGGVANVFLIRWGDLVTRILGAVVILMGLVFLGLFGFAQRELRFHVDSKYGVIGAPLLGIALGIGWAPCLGPTLTAIFALSFNAGDPVRAGFLGLAYSLGLGIPFLLVALGFGWAAKTIGFLRRHIRVVNIIGGVLLILLGVLMVTGLWTDIMSRLQAVMSSVFLPL from the coding sequence GTGAACCCCGAAGTCATCATCAACTCGGGCGCACTCTGGTTGGCGATCCCCGTGGCCATGCTCGCGGGGCTCATCTCGTTCCTGTCGCCCTGCGTGCTCCCGCTCGTCCCCGGTTACCTGGGGTTCCTCGGCGGCGCGGTGTCGCCGCGCCCCGCGAACGGTGCGCAGCAGGTCGCTCCGGGGCGCGGCCGCCTCGTCCTGGGTGTGCTGCTGTTCATCCTCGGCTTCAGCATCGTCTTCGTCGCGCTCACCTCGATCGGCGGGGTGGCGAACGTCTTCCTGATCCGCTGGGGCGATCTCGTCACCCGCATCCTCGGCGCTGTCGTCATCCTCATGGGTCTCGTGTTCCTCGGCCTCTTCGGATTCGCGCAGCGGGAGCTCCGCTTCCATGTCGACTCGAAGTACGGCGTGATCGGCGCACCGCTGCTCGGCATCGCGCTCGGTATCGGGTGGGCGCCGTGCCTCGGCCCCACGCTCACGGCGATCTTCGCACTCTCCTTCAATGCCGGAGATCCGGTGCGCGCGGGCTTCCTCGGCCTCGCGTACTCGCTGGGCCTCGGCATCCCGTTCCTGCTCGTCGCCCTCGGGTTCGGCTGGGCGGCGAAGACCATCGGCTTCCTGCGCCGCCACATCCGCGTCGTGAACATCATCGGCGGCGTGCTGCTGATCCTGCTCGGCGTGCTGATGGTGACCGGACTGTGGACCGACATCATGTCCCGACTCCAGGCGGTGATGAGCAGTGTCTTCCTCCCGCTCTGA
- a CDS encoding cytochrome c biogenesis protein ResB yields the protein MKTTSRDTSSDPLRPSDHIDGEESITQPRLGFVGWLRWGWRQLTSMRTALILLLVLAIAAIPGSIFPQRMADPNGVTQWQRDNPDLFPILDGLKMFDVYLSPWFSAIYLLLFTSLVGCVIPRIKHHAKALRARPPRTPARLKRLADFRTVERTSTDAAADTSATIDVAQKQLKALGYRVERYDDKRSSSVSAERGYWRETGNLLFHLALVGVLITIGVGGGFAYTGQRVLVEGETFANTLLDYDSMNRGRFVSDGALAPYSMRLDSFDVTYQPFGEAGSGQAGDFSANVTVLENGEERTGAVKVNEPLAVADDNVFLLGNGYAPTITVRNADGDVVFTNSTPFLPQDNNMTSLGVIKIPDGLAEQIGLVGFFYPTTGVLDTGAFFSAYPDLTNPTLTLDVYSGDLGINDGVPRSVYVLDTEGMTKVTGRGTDLDSIELAPGETADLPNGLGTVTFDDESPAGATDASQSVKRFASLQIHRDASGPWVLGFALLALGGLMLALFVPRRRVWVKATPVDGGVSLEYAGLARGEDPTLAAAVDDLVAGHARLLDAAGVTTAIPEAEADADGDAEAEVSHDEQRVSSRSARSTTGPGDVSDSSAPSTTGPDDRPASDTPKVD from the coding sequence GTGAAGACCACGTCCCGCGACACCAGCAGCGATCCGCTCCGCCCGTCCGATCACATCGACGGCGAGGAGTCGATCACGCAGCCCCGCCTGGGGTTCGTGGGCTGGCTGCGCTGGGGCTGGCGTCAGCTGACCTCGATGCGCACAGCGCTCATCCTGCTGCTGGTGCTGGCGATCGCCGCGATCCCCGGATCGATCTTCCCGCAGCGCATGGCCGACCCGAACGGCGTCACGCAGTGGCAGCGCGACAACCCCGATCTCTTCCCCATCCTCGATGGGCTGAAGATGTTCGACGTGTACCTGTCGCCGTGGTTCTCGGCGATCTACCTGCTGCTGTTCACGTCTCTGGTCGGCTGCGTGATCCCGCGCATCAAGCACCACGCGAAGGCGCTGCGCGCCCGGCCCCCTCGCACACCGGCGCGACTGAAGCGGCTGGCGGACTTCCGCACGGTCGAGCGCACCTCGACGGATGCCGCGGCCGACACGTCCGCGACCATCGACGTCGCGCAGAAGCAGCTCAAGGCCCTCGGCTACCGCGTCGAACGCTACGACGACAAGAGGTCGTCGTCGGTGTCGGCCGAGCGAGGGTACTGGCGCGAGACGGGCAACCTGCTGTTCCACCTCGCCCTGGTGGGCGTGCTCATCACGATCGGCGTGGGCGGCGGCTTCGCGTACACCGGGCAGCGCGTGCTCGTCGAGGGTGAGACGTTCGCGAACACGCTGCTCGACTACGACTCGATGAACCGCGGACGCTTCGTGAGCGACGGGGCCCTCGCGCCGTACTCGATGCGCCTGGACTCGTTCGACGTGACCTATCAGCCGTTCGGTGAAGCAGGGTCCGGTCAGGCCGGCGACTTCTCGGCCAACGTGACCGTGCTGGAGAACGGCGAGGAGCGCACCGGCGCCGTGAAGGTGAACGAGCCGCTCGCCGTGGCAGACGACAACGTCTTCCTGCTCGGCAACGGCTACGCGCCGACCATCACGGTGCGCAACGCCGACGGCGACGTCGTCTTCACGAACAGCACGCCCTTCCTGCCGCAGGACAACAACATGACCTCGCTCGGCGTCATCAAGATCCCCGACGGACTCGCCGAGCAGATCGGTCTCGTCGGATTCTTCTACCCGACCACCGGTGTGCTCGACACCGGGGCTTTCTTCTCCGCGTATCCCGACCTCACCAACCCGACACTGACGCTCGACGTCTATTCGGGCGACCTCGGCATCAACGACGGCGTCCCGCGATCGGTGTACGTGCTCGACACCGAGGGCATGACGAAGGTCACCGGCCGCGGCACCGATTTGGACTCGATCGAGCTCGCGCCCGGAGAGACCGCCGATCTGCCGAACGGCCTCGGCACCGTCACCTTCGACGACGAGTCGCCCGCGGGAGCGACGGACGCGTCGCAGTCGGTCAAGCGCTTCGCGTCGCTGCAGATCCACCGTGATGCCTCTGGGCCGTGGGTGCTCGGCTTCGCGCTCCTCGCGCTCGGCGGTCTCATGCTCGCGCTGTTCGTGCCGCGCCGCCGGGTGTGGGTCAAGGCGACGCCGGTCGATGGGGGAGTCTCGCTGGAGTACGCCGGACTCGCTCGCGGCGAGGATCCGACGCTGGCGGCCGCGGTCGACGACCTCGTCGCAGGACACGCACGACTGCTCGACGCGGCGGGCGTCACGACCGCGATTCCGGAGGCGGAGGCGGATGCCGACGGGGATGCCGAGGCGGAGGTGTCCCACGACGAGCAGCGCGTTTCGTCTCGCTCCGCTCGCTCAACGACCGGTCCCGGTGACGTCTCCGACAGCTCCGCTCCCTCGACGACCGGACCCGACGACCGGCCCGCTTCCGACACCCCGAAAGTAGACTGA
- a CDS encoding MMPL family transporter produces MSTLLSSLGRWSYRHPWRVLVSWLLVLGLAGAGALVLGAGTDNTFSIPGTESQAGLEQLNRSFPQVSGTSAQIIVVAADGDSIVDDPYRTDIEDTVDKLADLDDSVLSATSPFDENVNGMVNDDETAGIIRLQFDGQSSDVDDQTKDDLRAVVADLSDELPSGSQTALGGDLFATSIPGVTLTEAVGLLIALLVLIVTFRSFVVAGLPLLTAVLGVGISMAGIFAATAFATVSSTTPLLALMLGLAVGIDYALFIMARHQDQVRAGTDPEESASRAVGTAGSAVVFAGVTVLIALIGLGFAGIPFLTTMGIAASVAVAIAVAIAVTLTPALLGFMKGRVVGRPRRAPKAKKGRTAPAVRRGFSDRWVSGVTKRPILVSLAVVIGLGIVAVPALSLNLALPNAGVLPKDSEARQSYDLTASEFGAGFNGPLILTGTIVTSTDPLTLMRDLGDEVAAIDGVKEVALATPNETADTGIVQIVPETAPDDPATADLVRELRAHHDEWMDEYGIDLKVTGFTAVGIDISDQLGHALLPFGLFVIGLSLILLTIVFRSLWVPVTAAAGYLLSIVAGFGVVGAVFEWGWFADALHVAKVGPIISFMPIILMGVLFGLAMDYQVFLVSRMREDYVHDPDAKSPDRSTRRAAALRAVRSGFTGSAKVVTAAGLIMFAVFVAFVPEGDSSLKPIALGLAAGIAIDAFLVRMTLIPALMAILGERAWQIPAWLERILPSVDIEGEAVERERHLADWPGDDSVVAADDLTISDAGIRALRLRVPPRGSAVVTGSSTGALRVLALALAGRITPDGGLLRVAGHLLPGRAAWVRAHVGAVIVSDAGDTASELSEALRGRPSLLVIDGVDRLSPSERDQLAARLRDTDQALAVVLTTRSPDAALAVLESAGRSAPAPTDLDAAHSSTTTEVHA; encoded by the coding sequence GTGTCCACACTCCTGTCCTCGCTCGGCCGTTGGTCGTACCGGCACCCCTGGCGCGTCCTCGTGTCGTGGCTGCTCGTGCTGGGGCTCGCCGGTGCCGGCGCCCTCGTGCTCGGCGCAGGGACCGATAACACCTTCTCGATCCCCGGGACCGAGTCGCAGGCCGGGCTCGAGCAGCTGAACCGCTCGTTCCCGCAGGTGAGCGGCACGAGCGCGCAGATCATCGTCGTCGCGGCAGACGGCGACTCGATCGTCGACGATCCGTATCGGACCGACATCGAGGACACCGTCGACAAGCTCGCCGACCTCGACGACTCGGTGCTCTCCGCGACCTCGCCCTTCGACGAGAACGTCAACGGCATGGTCAACGACGACGAGACCGCCGGCATCATCCGGCTCCAGTTCGACGGCCAGTCCAGCGACGTCGACGACCAGACGAAGGACGACCTCCGCGCCGTGGTCGCCGACCTCTCCGACGAGCTCCCCTCCGGCTCGCAGACCGCGCTCGGCGGCGACCTGTTCGCGACGTCGATCCCCGGAGTCACGCTGACCGAGGCGGTCGGCCTGCTGATCGCATTGCTCGTGCTGATCGTCACGTTCCGCTCGTTCGTCGTCGCCGGCCTCCCACTGCTCACCGCCGTGCTCGGCGTGGGCATCTCGATGGCGGGCATCTTCGCCGCCACCGCGTTCGCCACGGTGTCGTCGACCACCCCTCTGCTGGCCCTCATGCTCGGACTCGCCGTCGGGATCGACTACGCGCTGTTCATCATGGCCAGGCACCAGGACCAGGTGAGAGCGGGCACCGACCCCGAGGAGTCGGCCTCGCGCGCCGTGGGCACGGCAGGCTCGGCCGTGGTGTTCGCGGGGGTCACGGTGCTCATCGCGCTGATCGGGCTCGGCTTCGCCGGCATCCCGTTCCTGACCACCATGGGCATCGCCGCATCGGTCGCCGTCGCGATCGCCGTGGCCATCGCCGTGACGCTGACGCCCGCTCTGCTCGGCTTCATGAAGGGACGCGTCGTCGGACGACCGCGCCGGGCCCCGAAGGCGAAGAAGGGGCGGACCGCTCCCGCCGTCCGCCGCGGCTTCAGCGACCGCTGGGTCTCGGGTGTCACGAAGCGGCCGATCCTCGTGTCTCTCGCCGTCGTGATCGGTCTGGGAATCGTCGCCGTCCCCGCGCTCAGCCTCAACCTCGCTCTCCCGAACGCGGGCGTGCTGCCGAAGGACTCCGAAGCCCGGCAGAGCTACGATCTCACCGCCTCGGAGTTCGGCGCCGGATTCAACGGTCCACTGATCCTCACCGGCACGATCGTCACGAGCACCGATCCGCTCACCCTCATGCGGGACCTCGGCGACGAGGTCGCGGCGATCGACGGTGTGAAGGAGGTCGCCCTCGCCACCCCGAACGAGACCGCCGACACCGGCATCGTGCAGATCGTGCCGGAGACGGCTCCCGACGACCCGGCGACCGCAGACCTCGTGCGAGAGCTCCGCGCGCACCACGACGAGTGGATGGACGAGTACGGCATCGACCTCAAGGTCACCGGGTTCACGGCCGTCGGCATCGACATCTCCGATCAGCTCGGTCACGCCCTGCTGCCGTTCGGCCTCTTCGTGATCGGCCTCTCGCTGATCCTCCTCACGATCGTCTTCCGCTCGCTGTGGGTGCCGGTGACGGCCGCCGCCGGATACCTGCTGTCGATCGTCGCCGGTTTCGGCGTCGTCGGCGCCGTGTTCGAGTGGGGCTGGTTCGCCGACGCCCTGCACGTCGCGAAGGTCGGCCCGATCATCAGCTTCATGCCGATCATCCTCATGGGCGTGCTCTTCGGCCTCGCGATGGACTATCAGGTGTTCCTCGTCTCGCGCATGCGCGAGGACTACGTGCACGACCCGGACGCCAAGAGCCCCGACCGCTCCACCCGACGCGCAGCGGCCCTCCGCGCGGTCCGCAGCGGGTTCACCGGCTCGGCGAAGGTCGTCACCGCCGCAGGTCTCATCATGTTCGCGGTGTTCGTCGCGTTCGTGCCGGAGGGAGACTCCTCACTCAAGCCGATCGCGCTGGGCCTCGCGGCCGGCATCGCGATCGACGCCTTCCTCGTGCGGATGACGCTGATCCCCGCGCTCATGGCGATCCTCGGCGAGCGCGCCTGGCAGATCCCGGCCTGGCTCGAACGCATCCTGCCGAGCGTCGACATCGAGGGCGAGGCGGTCGAGCGCGAGCGTCACCTGGCCGACTGGCCCGGCGACGACTCGGTCGTGGCCGCCGACGACCTCACGATCTCGGATGCCGGCATCCGCGCCCTTCGTCTGCGGGTTCCGCCGCGCGGGTCGGCCGTCGTGACCGGATCGTCGACCGGCGCACTGCGGGTGCTCGCGCTCGCCCTCGCCGGACGCATCACGCCCGACGGCGGTCTCCTCCGCGTCGCCGGTCACCTGCTGCCGGGACGAGCGGCCTGGGTGCGCGCGCACGTCGGCGCAGTGATCGTCTCGGATGCCGGCGACACGGCATCCGAGCTCTCCGAGGCCCTGCGCGGGCGCCCCTCGCTCCTGGTGATCGACGGCGTCGACCGGCTCTCCCCGTCCGAGCGCGATCAGCTCGCCGCGCGTCTGCGCGACACCGATCAGGCGCTCGCCGTGGTGCTCACGACTCGCTCCCCCGACGCCGCCCTCGCCGTGCTCGAATCGGCCGGACGCAGCGCGCCCGCCCCGACCGATCTCGACGCCGCCCACTCCTCCACCACGACCGAGGTGCACGCATGA
- a CDS encoding 2'-5' RNA ligase family protein, which translates to MRRPFMDTPDQLTSLDGQQYLVLRPTGPVAELYEREQDAALHRADVPHPHTGHVTLRGFFEPERREELAALVRDWATVQAPIEVTVEAVDVFPAPWQIVILRLARSASLVSAYASLTSALEATDIRRLGELSLEDWTFHLSVLYGKTLSPEEWQALATASARELADPPSETIHEVELVSYDGGVELAEVIRLGG; encoded by the coding sequence ATGCGTCGACCGTTCATGGACACCCCGGATCAGCTCACGTCACTCGACGGGCAGCAGTACCTCGTGCTGCGGCCGACGGGTCCCGTGGCCGAGCTGTACGAGCGGGAGCAGGATGCCGCGCTGCACCGCGCCGACGTCCCGCACCCGCACACCGGCCATGTGACCCTGCGCGGGTTCTTCGAACCGGAGCGACGGGAGGAGCTCGCTGCACTCGTACGCGATTGGGCGACCGTGCAGGCGCCGATCGAGGTCACGGTCGAGGCCGTCGACGTCTTCCCCGCGCCCTGGCAGATCGTGATCCTGCGGCTCGCGCGCAGCGCGTCCCTGGTCTCGGCGTACGCGAGTCTCACCAGCGCGCTGGAGGCGACCGACATCCGGAGGCTCGGCGAGTTGAGCCTCGAGGACTGGACGTTCCACCTGTCGGTCCTCTACGGCAAGACCCTCTCACCCGAGGAGTGGCAAGCCCTCGCGACGGCATCCGCGCGGGAGCTGGCCGACCCGCCGTCCGAGACGATCCACGAGGTCGAACTCGTCTCGTATGACGGCGGGGTCGAGCTCGCCGAGGTCATCCGCCTCGGCGGCTGA
- the ccsB gene encoding c-type cytochrome biogenesis protein CcsB, protein MLDLEVISPVLLWTAIAIYAAAFVAYAFDLARRSQLSADAASVREFELVGASAGARGRAAAKGGAAASDSASAPPRFVMARIGTSLTVLAFVFHLAATLTRGFAAGRVPWANLYEFAMMGTLLIVAVFLVVLTRVDLRFLGTFMTGLVVILLGLAATNFYVEVSPLMDPLKSVWLVIHVFVASLGTAFFALSFALSVIQLMQSRRERLISEGAEKTGPGFLRTFPGSERLESMAYRFTIIGFILWTFTLIAGSIWAYYAWSRFWGFDVKETWTFVIWVLYAGYIHARATRGWRGNPSAWLSIVGFSAVIFNFTIVNVFFKGLHAYSGLS, encoded by the coding sequence ATGCTCGATCTCGAAGTGATCTCTCCCGTCCTCCTGTGGACGGCGATCGCGATCTACGCGGCGGCCTTCGTGGCCTACGCCTTCGATCTCGCGCGACGCTCGCAGCTCTCCGCCGACGCGGCGAGCGTGCGCGAGTTCGAGCTCGTCGGCGCGTCCGCCGGAGCGCGGGGTCGTGCAGCGGCGAAGGGCGGCGCCGCGGCATCCGATTCCGCATCAGCGCCCCCGCGCTTCGTCATGGCGCGCATCGGGACCTCGCTCACGGTGCTCGCGTTCGTCTTCCACCTCGCCGCCACCCTCACGCGCGGCTTCGCTGCAGGGCGCGTGCCGTGGGCGAACCTGTACGAGTTCGCGATGATGGGCACCCTGCTGATCGTCGCGGTCTTCCTCGTCGTGCTGACCCGCGTCGACCTGCGCTTCCTCGGAACGTTCATGACCGGTCTGGTCGTAATCCTGCTGGGTCTCGCCGCGACGAATTTCTATGTCGAGGTCTCGCCCCTCATGGACCCGCTGAAGAGCGTGTGGCTCGTCATCCACGTGTTCGTGGCCTCCCTGGGCACGGCGTTCTTCGCGCTGTCGTTCGCCCTGTCGGTGATCCAGCTCATGCAGTCGCGTCGCGAGCGCCTGATCTCGGAGGGCGCGGAGAAGACCGGTCCCGGATTCCTGCGCACGTTCCCGGGCTCGGAGCGCCTCGAGAGCATGGCCTACCGGTTCACGATCATCGGCTTCATCCTCTGGACCTTCACCCTCATCGCCGGATCGATCTGGGCGTACTACGCCTGGAGCCGCTTCTGGGGCTTCGACGTCAAGGAGACCTGGACGTTCGTGATCTGGGTGCTCTACGCCGGTTACATCCACGCCAGGGCGACTCGCGGGTGGCGCGGCAACCCGTCGGCGTGGCTGTCGATCGTCGGATTCTCGGCCGTGATCTTCAACTTCACGATCGTCAACGTCTTCTTCAAGGGCCTGCACGCCTACTCCGGCCTGAGCTGA
- a CDS encoding YhgE/Pip family protein, protein MTRSLTPRRSLTWLTILGILLLPAAIGGILVAALQNPTERLDSMTAAIVNLDEPVEIDGQPAPLGRQLASGLVEGSDDLDSNLTWVISNEEDAADGLADGTYQAVITIPEDFSAAATSAGQAISDGGGTAEQATIRVTTPDDGLVADDLITSQIANVAASSMGTMLSEATTDNILVGFTTIGDQIGEAADGADQLATGARDAAAGAAAIPDGATQLASGASQLGSGATTLAAGLDTLTTKTREAAAGASTIGQGLTAGAQELQAQASNAALVAQGSSQLAAGLTKLAADCAAAGGSATFCEQVAGAAAGASKTDMGVQQLAALPGTVAPQLSQAGAGASQLASGLTQLANEGVVQSATGARTLATGAEQLSTGATDLATGATELTTGLDSLATGTGDLAGGLRTAAESLPSFSDAESTSLASVIADPVAAEGAGDTIFGPTAIPLLTAVVLWFGALASFLVLRPHTARTLTSRRTSAGLALRAFAPAAAIGAGQGVLVSLIVQIVAGYDAATWWAFAGMAVLAGVAFAAVNQALVAVFGGVGRWVSALVGVLAIATGLVSTVPGWLATIGAALPTASAFSGLISANGAAAAALVVWAVLALVATTLAVTLRRTTSVKAALATV, encoded by the coding sequence ATGACCCGCTCGCTCACACCCCGCCGCTCCCTCACCTGGCTGACCATCCTCGGCATCCTGCTGCTGCCCGCCGCGATCGGCGGCATCCTCGTCGCCGCGCTGCAGAACCCGACCGAGCGCCTCGACTCGATGACCGCCGCGATCGTGAATCTCGACGAGCCCGTCGAGATCGACGGACAGCCCGCCCCGCTCGGCCGGCAGCTGGCGTCAGGACTCGTCGAAGGATCCGACGATCTCGACTCGAACCTCACCTGGGTGATCTCGAACGAGGAGGATGCCGCAGACGGCCTGGCCGACGGCACCTATCAGGCCGTGATCACCATCCCCGAGGACTTCTCGGCCGCCGCGACCTCCGCCGGACAGGCGATCTCCGATGGCGGTGGCACCGCCGAGCAGGCCACCATCCGTGTCACCACGCCCGACGACGGCCTCGTCGCCGACGATCTCATCACGAGTCAGATCGCGAACGTCGCCGCGTCGAGCATGGGCACCATGCTCTCGGAGGCCACGACCGACAACATCCTCGTCGGGTTCACCACCATCGGCGACCAGATCGGCGAGGCCGCAGACGGCGCCGACCAGCTCGCGACAGGAGCACGGGATGCCGCGGCCGGCGCTGCTGCGATCCCCGACGGCGCGACCCAGCTCGCCTCCGGTGCCTCGCAGCTCGGATCGGGCGCGACGACCCTCGCCGCAGGGCTCGACACGCTCACGACGAAGACCCGCGAGGCTGCGGCGGGCGCCTCGACCATCGGACAGGGCCTGACAGCCGGCGCTCAGGAGCTGCAGGCGCAGGCGAGTAACGCGGCACTGGTCGCCCAGGGCTCGTCACAGCTCGCAGCAGGTCTGACGAAGCTCGCAGCCGACTGTGCGGCAGCGGGCGGATCCGCGACCTTCTGCGAGCAGGTGGCCGGTGCAGCCGCGGGAGCATCGAAGACGGACATGGGCGTGCAGCAGCTCGCGGCGCTGCCCGGAACCGTCGCTCCTCAGCTGAGCCAGGCAGGTGCGGGCGCCTCGCAGCTCGCGAGCGGTCTCACACAGCTCGCCAACGAGGGCGTCGTGCAGTCGGCCACCGGTGCGCGCACGCTCGCGACGGGAGCGGAGCAGCTGTCGACCGGCGCGACCGATCTCGCGACCGGCGCGACCGAGCTCACCACGGGCCTCGACAGCCTCGCCACCGGCACCGGTGACCTCGCCGGCGGGCTGCGCACGGCCGCCGAATCCCTGCCGTCGTTCAGCGACGCCGAGTCGACGTCGCTCGCCTCGGTGATCGCCGACCCGGTGGCCGCCGAGGGAGCGGGTGACACGATCTTCGGACCGACGGCGATCCCGCTGCTGACCGCCGTCGTGCTGTGGTTCGGAGCACTGGCTTCCTTCCTCGTGCTGCGCCCGCACACTGCCCGCACACTGACCTCGCGCCGCACATCGGCGGGGCTCGCGCTCCGCGCCTTCGCACCGGCGGCGGCGATCGGCGCTGGGCAGGGTGTGCTCGTCTCGCTGATCGTGCAGATCGTCGCCGGATACGACGCCGCGACGTGGTGGGCGTTCGCCGGTATGGCCGTGCTGGCAGGGGTCGCCTTCGCCGCGGTGAACCAGGCGCTCGTCGCGGTCTTCGGCGGGGTGGGCCGGTGGGTCTCCGCTCTGGTCGGCGTCCTCGCCATCGCGACGGGACTCGTGTCGACGGTGCCCGGGTGGCTGGCGACGATCGGGGCCGCGCTGCCCACGGCATCCGCGTTCTCCGGTCTGATCTCCGCGAACGGGGCAGCCGCAGCCGCGCTCGTCGTGTGGGCGGTGCTCGCCCTGGTCGCGACGACGCTCGCGGTCACGCTCCGTCGCACGACGTCGGTGAAGGCGGCTCTCGCGACCGTCTGA
- a CDS encoding TlpA disulfide reductase family protein, producing the protein MPLASTVRPIRSGRPSRIRSSRRAVGVALAAVLAIGLSACAPDAVSDSFLSGDNTGYVAADGAIVEIPVAERGEPVAFGGVTEDGEDFDSADIAGKVTVVNFWYAGCAPCRLEAKDLETVWQEQGGDGVAFVGINTRDQADTAKAFSAEFGVTYPSLIDVDTAEAKLAFAEVVPIQATPTTLVLDKQGRVAAKIIGPIDSTSILSTLVKDALAEDS; encoded by the coding sequence GTGCCACTCGCCTCGACGGTTCGTCCGATCCGCAGCGGCCGCCCCTCCCGCATCCGGTCTTCTCGCCGTGCGGTCGGAGTCGCGCTCGCCGCGGTACTCGCCATCGGTCTGAGCGCCTGCGCTCCCGATGCGGTCAGCGACTCCTTCCTCAGCGGAGACAACACCGGCTACGTGGCCGCCGACGGTGCGATCGTCGAGATCCCCGTCGCCGAGCGCGGCGAGCCCGTCGCCTTCGGCGGCGTCACGGAGGACGGCGAGGACTTCGACAGCGCCGACATCGCCGGCAAGGTCACGGTCGTCAACTTCTGGTACGCGGGCTGCGCCCCGTGCCGCCTCGAGGCGAAGGACCTCGAGACCGTCTGGCAGGAGCAGGGCGGTGACGGCGTCGCGTTCGTCGGCATCAACACCCGCGACCAGGCAGACACCGCCAAGGCGTTCTCGGCGGAGTTCGGAGTGACCTACCCGAGCCTCATCGACGTCGACACCGCCGAGGCCAAGCTCGCCTTCGCCGAGGTCGTGCCGATCCAGGCCACCCCGACCACGCTCGTGCTCGACAAGCAGGGCAGGGTCGCGGCGAAGATCATCGGTCCGATCGACAGCACCTCCATCCTCTCGACGCTCGTCAAGGACGCTCTGGCGGAGGACTCGTGA
- a CDS encoding PDR/VanB family oxidoreductase, which produces MMPLLVSEIVRETPSIVSVRLEAPDGAALPPWAPGAHVDVQLITRHERQYSLCGDPADITGYRIAVLREPSSRGSSQYIHSFLRVGSRVWVRPPRNLFALAEASSYLLVAAGIGITPILAMARHLAAAGADWRMVYLVRRPDDVAFAADLDALGDRIVIHASGEDGRVDLARLVSEVAPGTAIHACGPQGFIDALTALDADLPSGSSIHVERFEPKPREHRPNEEFTVVCSRSRIAVTVAAQRSMLDALRDSGVDVRGSCLRGICGSCALSVLDGKPEHRDSLTVDEDSSTIYPCVSRSISPRLTVDA; this is translated from the coding sequence ATGATGCCCCTCCTCGTCAGCGAGATCGTCCGCGAGACCCCCTCGATCGTGAGCGTGCGCCTCGAAGCGCCCGATGGTGCGGCGCTGCCGCCGTGGGCGCCGGGCGCGCACGTGGACGTGCAGCTGATCACGCGTCACGAACGTCAGTACTCGCTGTGTGGGGATCCCGCCGACATCACCGGTTATCGGATCGCCGTGCTGCGCGAGCCGTCGTCACGCGGGAGCTCGCAGTACATCCACTCGTTCCTCCGCGTGGGGAGCCGGGTGTGGGTGCGACCGCCCCGCAACCTGTTCGCCCTCGCGGAGGCGTCGTCGTACCTGCTCGTCGCCGCAGGAATCGGCATCACGCCTATCCTCGCGATGGCGCGGCATCTCGCGGCCGCAGGCGCTGACTGGCGGATGGTGTACCTCGTGCGACGACCCGACGACGTCGCCTTCGCTGCGGATCTCGACGCGCTCGGCGACCGGATCGTCATCCACGCCAGTGGTGAGGACGGCCGGGTCGACCTGGCGCGCCTCGTGTCCGAGGTCGCTCCGGGCACGGCGATCCATGCCTGCGGCCCGCAGGGCTTCATCGATGCGCTCACCGCGCTCGATGCGGATCTGCCCAGCGGCAGCAGCATCCATGTCGAGCGTTTCGAGCCCAAGCCGCGGGAGCATCGGCCGAACGAGGAGTTCACGGTCGTCTGCAGTCGATCGCGGATCGCCGTGACGGTCGCGGCGCAGCGGTCCATGCTCGACGCTCTGCGAGACTCCGGGGTCGACGTGCGAGGTTCCTGCCTGCGCGGCATCTGCGGTTCGTGCGCACTGAGCGTTCTCGACGGGAAACCCGAGCATCGCGACTCCCTCACCGTCGACGAGGATTCATCGACGATCTATCCGTGCGTCTCGCGGTCGATCAGCCCCCGGCTCACCGTCGACGCGTGA